In Rosa chinensis cultivar Old Blush chromosome 1, RchiOBHm-V2, whole genome shotgun sequence, a genomic segment contains:
- the LOC112181857 gene encoding autophagy-related protein 8f produces the protein MTKSTFKQAHEFEKRRAEASRIREKYPDRIPVIVEKAERSDIPNIDKKKYLVPADLTVGQFVYVIRKRIKLSAEKAIFIFVDNVLPPTGAVMSTIYDEKKDGDGFLYVSYSGENTFG, from the exons ATGACGAAAAGCACCTTCAAGCAAGCACACGAGTTTG AGAAGAGGCGTGCTGAGGCCTCGAGGATTAGAGAGAAGTACCCAGATAGAATTCCA GTGATTGTGGAGAAGGCAGAGAGAAGTGATATTCCCAACATTGACAAGAAAAA ATACCTAGTACCAGCTGATTTGACTGTTGGTCAATTTGTCTATGTCATCCGCAAGAGAATCAAACTGAGTGCGGAAAAGGCCATCTTCATATTTGTGGACAATGTCCTCCCACCTACAG GAGCAGTAATGTCTACTATCTATGATGAAaagaaggatggtgatggatttCTATACGTTTCATACAGTGGTGAAAACACATTCGGGTAG